A genomic region of Runella rosea contains the following coding sequences:
- a CDS encoding GntR family transcriptional regulator, producing MKIDSLANKVYSELRKKILSNQLVSGTRLKEDIWAKRLDVNRMAVREALTRLLGEQLIETGEKGGYFVKSMSVEDVRQIRELREILELGAIRLAIQKIDEKGIQKLEEICNDFTSMVERGYFGGACEADVKFHETLIDTAQNDKLKDIYEISNIPLFHQKLGKSQTHMDDYELTDQEHRQLLKAIKEKDVKLAEETLTKHLLRGEVEALELD from the coding sequence ATGAAAATAGACTCGCTTGCCAATAAAGTATACAGTGAACTTAGAAAAAAAATCCTGTCGAATCAACTGGTGTCTGGCACGAGGCTTAAAGAAGATATCTGGGCTAAACGACTGGATGTAAACCGAATGGCAGTACGCGAGGCCTTGACGAGGCTTTTGGGGGAGCAGTTGATTGAAACTGGCGAAAAAGGCGGCTATTTTGTGAAATCAATGAGTGTAGAAGATGTACGGCAAATACGTGAATTGCGGGAGATTCTTGAATTAGGGGCTATTCGGTTAGCGATTCAGAAAATTGACGAAAAAGGAATTCAGAAGTTGGAGGAGATATGTAATGATTTTACCTCAATGGTGGAGCGTGGATATTTTGGAGGTGCCTGTGAGGCAGATGTTAAGTTTCATGAAACCCTCATAGATACGGCACAGAATGATAAACTGAAGGATATTTACGAAATAAGCAACATTCCGCTCTTCCATCAGAAGCTCGGAAAGTCGCAAACGCACATGGATGATTATGAACTGACAGACCAAGAGCATCGGCAGTTACTGAAGGCAATCAAAGAAAAGGACGTTAAACTTGCTGAGGAAACGCTTACCAAGCACCTTCTTCGCGGTGAAGTAGAGGCGCTGGAGTTGGATTAA